The DNA window AGCTCTGGTAGAAAAAGAAAGCCACAACAAACACTGAAATATTTAGTCCACAACCATCAAAACTGAGGGTATGATGATTGTGGTTTATCTTTGATTATTGACCTTCCGCTTCTTTCCACAAAGGTTTTTGAGCCAGAACCTTTGAATGAATCTGACAGGTTTCTGCATGAGCTCCTTTCAGGTATCCTGTGCTCATTAAAAACTCGTTGACAATTTCTCCTCCTGTAAATTTGAATGTTTTCTTGAAGAGTTTCATCCATTCCGTAAGTGTTTTAGGATGATGATGTTCCAGCCATTTTTCAAATGATCCGAATTCCTTTTGCAACTCAAGAATGGTTTTGGCATTTTCAATCGCTGCGTTTACCTTCAGTTTATTTCTGATGATTCCGCTGTCACTCAGCAGTCGTTCACGGTCTTCTTCGGTATACGCTGCAATTTTTTGAATATCAAAATTATCATATGCCTTTCTGAAGCTCTCTTCCTTTTTCAGGACAGTTTCCCAGCTCAAACCAGCCTGGTTAATTTCCAGGATCAGTCTTCCAAATAATTCATTATCATCATGAATCGGAAATCCATAGTAATTATCGTGGTAATTTTTATGCAGTTCTTTTCTGCTTTCCGGCTGCATCCGATCTATGGCTAAACAATAACTCATTGCAATATCCTATTTTTAAGTTTAATAATGTAAAGATAAGACAGGATGATGACAACTGTTAGTCAGTAGGCTATTTTAATAACAGTTTTTATTGTTTTTCATCCTATTTCAGACCAATAAAGATTGTTTTTTTTCAAATTATTGATTTCCAAACTAAAATAAAGTGTAGTTTTGCAGCAATGTCAGACACCAGAATCCATATAAAGTTCTATAAAGCCATCATTTTGATGTCTATATTGGTGTTCTCCTTGTCACCATGTTCTGTAAAAAGAGATGTTCTTGATATTTTTGACATTCAATACATCAGTGGTTTAAATAAGGTAAAAACGACATCAGGATTTTCTATACAATGTGATGTCAATTCTACCACCTCATCCAAAGTTTCCGTTTCAAAATCCGAAATTAAATTAAAGCATAAAGAGTTCTTCTATTCGAATTCTATTGCAAAAAATACGAAAGGAAAGGCATTTTTCAATGAGTATTCAGGATATACTACGGGAAACAGTCCTCCGAAATATATTTTATTTAAAAGATTGAAAGTGAGCCTGGCTTAAACCTATTTTAAGCTAAGCAAAATCAATTTTTTACAGTAAAAATATTTCAAATTCAATGAAACATACTCTTAATAGCCAGTCTTCTGATTTGGCCGGTTTATATACTTTATCCCTCCGCATGGTAATCGGATGGACTTATTTTTCAGCGTTCTGGCGCAGACTTGTCCTTGAAAACAAATTAATTCCCGATGAGAAAGGATATATCGGGGAAAAATTCAATCATTTCCTGCCTAATGCTTTAGGAATAAAACCGATCATCGAATATCTTGTTACCCATCCGGATGCATTACAAA is part of the Chryseobacterium lactis genome and encodes:
- a CDS encoding DNA-3-methyladenine glycosylase I produces the protein MSYCLAIDRMQPESRKELHKNYHDNYYGFPIHDDNELFGRLILEINQAGLSWETVLKKEESFRKAYDNFDIQKIAAYTEEDRERLLSDSGIIRNKLKVNAAIENAKTILELQKEFGSFEKWLEHHHPKTLTEWMKLFKKTFKFTGGEIVNEFLMSTGYLKGAHAETCQIHSKVLAQKPLWKEAEGQ